The Microbacterium limosum sequence CACGCTGGTGAAGACCCCTGAGTATCCGTCGGAAGACCTCATCCCGCACCTGCTGACGCTGTCGGACGTCTTCGGCACCGGTCACCATGCCGCGCTCTCGGGCGGGGTCGGCCCCGGCACCACGGTCGTCGTGATCGGCGACGGAGCCGTCGGGCTCTGCGCGGTGCTCGCCTCGAAAAGGCTCGGCGCAGAGCGCATCGTGCTGATGTCCCGGCACGAATCCCGCCAGGCGCTCGGGCGTGAATTCGGCGCGACCGAGGTCGTCGCCGAACGGGGCGAGGCGGGGGTGGACGCGGCGAAGGCGTTGTTCGACGGGATCGGACCCGACGCCGTTCTCGAGTGCGTCGGGACGAGCGCGAGCATGGAACAGGCCGTCGCGACCGTCCGGCCAGGCGGCACCGTCGGCTTCGTCGGTGTTCCCGCCGAGGGCAACTCCGTCCCCGTGCAGTCGCTCTTCGGGGCCAACGTCGCCCTGCGCGGTGGCGTGGCGCCCGTCCGCAACTACATCGAGGAACTGCTGCCGGATGTCTGGGGCGGGGTCGTTCAGCCGGGTCGTGTCTTCGACCTCACCCTACCCCTGGCCGATGTCGCCGAAGCCTACGCCGCGATGGACGAGCGCCGAGCGATCAAGGTGCTGCTGCAGCCCTGACGCCACGGCATCCGCTCGCCCGGCGTTCGGTCGATATCAGTCGTCCCACCCGTTCTGGGGGGGGGTCGCGCACATGTCGCGGAAGACGTACTGCGACGGGAGCTTGCGCTCGTGACTCGACCAGTCGATCGGAGGCCGCCGGGCGTTCGGGGGCAGGTAGCCGAGGCGGTACACGGCCATCAGGTCGAGCGTGTCCGGCACCTCGAGCAGCCGCTCGATGCGCTCCCAGTTGCCCGGGACCTCC is a genomic window containing:
- a CDS encoding zinc-dependent alcohol dehydrogenase family protein, encoding MRATTIHAAGDIRLEQVPDPVLSTGRDAIVRVVAACVCGSDLWSYRGVRVPKAGSRTGHEFVGVVESVGDDVERVSVGDFVIAPFYDCDMTCVNCANGVSTSCLELSWWGSRDHFGGFADGGQGEFVRVPHADGTLVKTPEYPSEDLIPHLLTLSDVFGTGHHAALSGGVGPGTTVVVIGDGAVGLCAVLASKRLGAERIVLMSRHESRQALGREFGATEVVAERGEAGVDAAKALFDGIGPDAVLECVGTSASMEQAVATVRPGGTVGFVGVPAEGNSVPVQSLFGANVALRGGVAPVRNYIEELLPDVWGGVVQPGRVFDLTLPLADVAEAYAAMDERRAIKVLLQP